Genomic window (Alnus glutinosa chromosome 9, dhAlnGlut1.1, whole genome shotgun sequence):
TATATATACCTGTTAGGAGATTTAAAGTGAGAAGTCAGCGTACAAATCTCTCGTTCTAAAGCTTGCTGTTCTGTGCTTGCAGCGTTACTTTTTCGTTAATCACCTTTTTGTCGTGTGGCGGACTGTGTAAGAGacagacacagagagagagagagagagagagagagagagatggagatcCAACATTTTAGCCACGAGGAGCATCCACTGATGTTGGTGGAAGAGTTTGAAAATGATGGCGAGAATGAAGTTGTTTGCTCAGGGTGCGACAAATCAGTATCATGTGGTCCTGCTTACAACTGCTCTCAATGCAAATTCTTCCTTCACAAGTCATGCGCAGAGTTGCCCCCTGAGATACAACACCCTGTGCATCCAAACCACACCCTCCTTCTCCAAGCGCCAATATCAGATCGTAGATGTTGTGATGCCTGCGGTAGGGGTTGCAAAAGATGCTTCTCCTACAGGTGCCATAGTTGCAATTTCGACCTTGACATCGGATGTGTCTCGGCCAGTTTGCCAACTAAACCTGACGACGGTCACCAACATGAATTCGTTCCCATCTTTCAGCAGTTCCACTTCACTTGTGAATTATGTGGCGAGGATCGCAACAATGCTGCCCAGGTATGTCGCATTTGTCAACTCTTGGCTGACACTCTATGTGCTCTGAAGCCAAGTACCATCAAAATTACAGCAGATCCTGCTCACTTGCTCACTCTCATCTATTCACTTCGTAAAGTGATTAAGGAGCACAGCGATATATTCTGTAAGCTTTGCTATAAAAAACTCAATCCCAATTTTGCGGGTTATTATTGCCAAGAATGCGATTTCGTAGCCCACTTGAAATGCACACCTAAACATTTAGATATCGACTCAAGCATAGATCTTACTGAGGATATCGACTTTAAAGAGGATGAAGAACTAGAGGAGCTCCAACATTTCGATCATGATCATAAGTTAATCATCAGCCGCAACGAAGTCGAGGttcatgatcataagctttgtGAAGGTTGTGTGCAATCAATTTCCGTCCCATTTTATAGTTGTGAGCAATGCGACTACTTGATCCATAGCACGTGTGCTCGACTACCCTTAAAGAAGCGACACCTAAGTCACCCACATCTGCTTACCCTCTCCGCAAGGGGACAGTACATTGATGGCATCGTATTTTGCTATGCTTGTCTTCGTTATAGCCATGGCTTCGCTTATACATGTCACGAATGTGACTACAGTCTTGACATCCAATGTTGTTCGATTCCAAAAACCTTTAAATATGAAGGTCACCAACACTCTCTCTTCTATGCTCTAAATTTAGATGAAAAGTGCAATGCCTGTGATAGGTTGAAACACAACAGTGGTGGATTTGTATGCACTAAATGCAATTTTGCCTTGGATTTAAAATGTGCAACACTCCCGCTCAAAGTTAAGTATGAATATCACCCACATTCCCTCTCATTCACTCACACTATTGCCAAAAACGATTCTAAAGAATATTATTGTctaatttgtgaagaagaaagaaatccaGACCATTGGTTCTATTATTGTGCAGAATGCAACTTTACTGCTCATTCTCAATGCATAGTTGGGTGGGATCCCTACATTAAGTATGGAAAAACATTTATAACGCATCTTCACCAACATCTTCTAACTTGGGTCAGGAAAACTAAGGTCTCTCCTCCATGTGATGCCTGCGGTATAACTTTTAATGGAGAACTGGCCCTAAACTGTACGCAGTGCAAATTCATCGTCCATTGGAAGCGAAAATGTAGAGAGAAAGTAGGAGTAAAAGAAGTTCTTAGTGCTGATGAGAAAAATATCTTTTTGTAATTAGTTGTACTAGCTAGCACATTTGTGTTTGTGCTAGAGAGAGTTCCTCATAATTGCATAATTTATTTCATCATATACTTTGATTGGATTAaatgcttctctctctctctctctctctctctctctctctctcttttatttttttattttttttattttttatttttatttttatttttttgtgatatATGTTGCAAATTTGGTTATCCATAGAAGAGTAATATCGAAGACTGTTATTATCAAGTATGGAAGAACTTTCACATATGAACGTCACCAGTGAAGTTAGTGTCCACAATATTGGCCACTACGCAAAGGTAAAAATCTGTCCATTTATGAAACTTGTTCGTTTTGATCAGAGAAAATAAATTTGCAATATACTAACCTTTAGTTACCTCCACAAGTGTCCTCTAACTTGCATTCTGCTGTAATAGATGACAACCAACCCTGAAAGCGGAACATCCAAATAGGCAATCAAACGGAAGAAGAGATCAactatcaaaaagaaaaaagtgaattaTCATTTTAGTCCAAACAATTACCATATAAAAGAAACATGAATTTGTATTCAAAGACAACATAAGATCCCACCCTGACAGAAACATTTCAAGA
Coding sequences:
- the LOC133878166 gene encoding uncharacterized protein LOC133878166 codes for the protein MEIQHFSHEEHPLMLVEEFENDGENEVVCSGCDKSVSCGPAYNCSQCKFFLHKSCAELPPEIQHPVHPNHTLLLQAPISDRRCCDACGRGCKRCFSYRCHSCNFDLDIGCVSASLPTKPDDGHQHEFVPIFQQFHFTCELCGEDRNNAAQVCRICQLLADTLCALKPSTIKITADPAHLLTLIYSLRKVIKEHSDIFCKLCYKKLNPNFAGYYCQECDFVAHLKCTPKHLDIDSSIDLTEDIDFKEDEELEELQHFDHDHKLIISRNEVEVHDHKLCEGCVQSISVPFYSCEQCDYLIHSTCARLPLKKRHLSHPHLLTLSARGQYIDGIVFCYACLRYSHGFAYTCHECDYSLDIQCCSIPKTFKYEGHQHSLFYALNLDEKCNACDRLKHNSGGFVCTKCNFALDLKCATLPLKVKYEYHPHSLSFTHTIAKNDSKEYYCLICEEERNPDHWFYYCAECNFTAHSQCIVGWDPYIKYGKTFITHLHQHLLTWVRKTKVSPPCDACGITFNGELALNCTQCKFIVHWKRKCREKVGVKEVLSADEKNIFL